In the Corvus cornix cornix isolate S_Up_H32 chromosome 20, ASM73873v5, whole genome shotgun sequence genome, one interval contains:
- the VSTM2L gene encoding V-set and transmembrane domain-containing protein 2-like protein isoform X1: MGALALALGIFHYLGLYLQLGAASRHPPWDAPAAGSAALFTETPHDMTAQAGEDVEMACSFRGSGSPSYSLEIQWWYVRNHKDWTDKQTWASSQLISSPPEEPGKEATKISVVKVVGSNISHKLRLSRVKLEDEGTYECRVIDSSDGKARHHKVKAYLRVEAAGGPGHPQDTELREAPLAELAAPGSAHAHHHHHHHKAGKELKKRSADASCVL, from the exons ATGGGCgccctggccctggccctggggATTTTCCACTACCTGGGGCTCTACCTGCAGCTCGGCGCCGCCTCCCGGCACCCCCCGTGGGACGCCCCGGCGGCGGGCAGCG cagctctcTTCACCGAGACCCCCCACGACATGACGGCGCAGGCGGGTGAGGATGTGGAGATGGCATGTTCCTTCCGCGGCAGCGGCTCCCCCTCCTACTCCCTCGAGATCCAGTGGTGGTACGTCCGCAACCACAAGGACTGGACGGACAAACAGACGTGGGCTTCCAGTCAG CTGATATCATCACCACCAGAGGAGCCTGGGAAGGAGGCAACAAAAATCAGC GTGGTGAAGGTGGTCGGCAGCAACATCTCCCACAAGCTGCGGCTGTCGCGGGTGAAGCTGGAGGACGAGGGGACGTACGAGTGCCGGGTGATCGACTCCAGCGACGGCAAGGCACGGCACCACAAGGTGAAGGCGTACCTGCGGGTGGAGGCAGCGGGGGGCCCGGGGCACCCCCAGGACACCGAGCTGCGGGAGGCCCCTCTGGCAGAGCTCGCCGCGCCGGGCTCAGCCCACgcacaccaccaccaccaccaccacaaagCCGGGAAGGAGCTGAAGAAGCGCTCGGCAGACGCCTCCTGTGTGCTGTAG
- the VSTM2L gene encoding V-set and transmembrane domain-containing protein 2-like protein isoform X2, giving the protein MGALALALGIFHYLGLYLQLGAASRHPPWDAPAAGSALFTETPHDMTAQAGEDVEMACSFRGSGSPSYSLEIQWWYVRNHKDWTDKQTWASSQLISSPPEEPGKEATKISVVKVVGSNISHKLRLSRVKLEDEGTYECRVIDSSDGKARHHKVKAYLRVEAAGGPGHPQDTELREAPLAELAAPGSAHAHHHHHHHKAGKELKKRSADASCVL; this is encoded by the exons ATGGGCgccctggccctggccctggggATTTTCCACTACCTGGGGCTCTACCTGCAGCTCGGCGCCGCCTCCCGGCACCCCCCGTGGGACGCCCCGGCGGCGGGCAGCG ctctcTTCACCGAGACCCCCCACGACATGACGGCGCAGGCGGGTGAGGATGTGGAGATGGCATGTTCCTTCCGCGGCAGCGGCTCCCCCTCCTACTCCCTCGAGATCCAGTGGTGGTACGTCCGCAACCACAAGGACTGGACGGACAAACAGACGTGGGCTTCCAGTCAG CTGATATCATCACCACCAGAGGAGCCTGGGAAGGAGGCAACAAAAATCAGC GTGGTGAAGGTGGTCGGCAGCAACATCTCCCACAAGCTGCGGCTGTCGCGGGTGAAGCTGGAGGACGAGGGGACGTACGAGTGCCGGGTGATCGACTCCAGCGACGGCAAGGCACGGCACCACAAGGTGAAGGCGTACCTGCGGGTGGAGGCAGCGGGGGGCCCGGGGCACCCCCAGGACACCGAGCTGCGGGAGGCCCCTCTGGCAGAGCTCGCCGCGCCGGGCTCAGCCCACgcacaccaccaccaccaccaccacaaagCCGGGAAGGAGCTGAAGAAGCGCTCGGCAGACGCCTCCTGTGTGCTGTAG